In Amycolatopsis sp. EV170708-02-1, the following are encoded in one genomic region:
- a CDS encoding alpha/beta fold hydrolase, producing the protein MTHTQGQPEWVATRDGRRLYAMVHPGPEGFTGPTVVFEAGAAATRSSWAAVQPEVGRHTRAIVYDRSGLGRSAPDPGGRTLRRMADDLNDVLDHFGQGPYILAGHSAGGPIVRQAAARRPERIAGLVLVDPTDEAAEVLFGRAFRTGERVFLGAGAVLARLGLLKVVFRGLLRDIPDDVRRDLEREAFTIGTVRTHREQARTFLDELALWRHDPPVLGDIPLTVVSGGLGGGMRARANASHAHRVTFSPAGRHVIAERSGHYVPKTEPEVIVREIVRMT; encoded by the coding sequence ATGACCCACACCCAAGGCCAGCCGGAATGGGTCGCCACCCGCGACGGCAGACGGCTCTACGCGATGGTGCACCCGGGACCGGAGGGTTTCACCGGGCCGACGGTGGTGTTCGAAGCGGGCGCGGCCGCCACCCGGTCGTCCTGGGCGGCGGTCCAGCCGGAGGTCGGCCGCCACACCCGCGCGATCGTCTACGACCGCTCCGGGCTCGGCCGCAGCGCCCCCGACCCCGGCGGCCGCACGCTGCGCCGGATGGCCGACGACCTCAACGACGTCCTCGACCATTTCGGCCAGGGACCGTACATCCTCGCCGGGCACAGCGCGGGCGGGCCGATCGTGCGGCAGGCCGCCGCCCGCCGTCCGGAGCGGATCGCCGGGCTGGTGCTGGTCGACCCGACCGACGAAGCGGCGGAAGTGCTCTTCGGCCGGGCCTTCCGCACCGGTGAACGCGTCTTTCTCGGGGCCGGGGCCGTGCTCGCGCGGCTCGGCTTGCTCAAGGTCGTCTTCCGCGGTCTGCTGCGGGACATCCCGGACGACGTCCGCCGCGACCTCGAACGGGAGGCGTTCACCATCGGGACGGTGCGGACCCACCGGGAGCAGGCCCGCACCTTCCTCGACGAACTGGCCCTCTGGCGGCACGATCCGCCGGTGCTCGGGGACATTCCGCTCACGGTCGTGTCCGGCGGCCTCGGAGGCGGGATGAGGGCGCGGGCGAACGCGTCCCACGCCCACCGGGTGACCTTTTCGCCCGCCGGCAGGCACGTGATCGCGGAGCGGTCCGGTCACTACGTCCCGAAGACCGAGCCCGAGGTGATCGTCCGCGAGATCGTCAGGATGACGTGA
- a CDS encoding ABC transporter ATP-binding protein: MIRTLLGLIPGSKRPAFRRYVVLAVLSVLLRAAGVVLLVPLVGALFGAEPSDALPWLGALAAVTAAGWAVDAVVGRLGFELGFGVLDHAQHDVAERLTEVRLSWLDGEHTQTARQAIAATGPDLVGLVGYLLTPLIGAVLLPIAIALALLPIAWPLGVAALAGVPVLLGALWATGRITRRADRATAEANTTLTERIVEFARTQQTLRAARRVEPARSHAGAALTAHHGATVRLLRLQIPGQVLFGVAGQLALILLAGTTVLLTTRGGLSVPEAVALIVVIARYLEPFTALGALAPGIETATTTLGRIRTVLTAPVAPAGEAAAPAEAPLIRFEKVGFRYAPGTENVLEDFDVTLEPGTTTAIVGPSGSGKSTVLALLAGLHRPTSGRVLADGKDVAEFSRDLVTFVFQQPYLFEGSVRDNVLAGDPAAGGERVAEVAGLAKIDELMDHTAVGEAGTALSGGERQRVSIARALLKPAPVLLVDEATSALDTENEDAVVRSLSADSVPRTRVIVTHRIAGIRHADRVLFLEDGRITEAGTVEELLAAKGRFAEFWRRQLDATGWRITAR, translated from the coding sequence GTGATCCGCACGCTGCTGGGCCTGATCCCCGGGTCGAAACGCCCGGCGTTCCGGCGCTATGTCGTGCTCGCCGTGCTTTCGGTGCTCCTGCGCGCCGCCGGTGTCGTCCTGCTGGTCCCGCTGGTGGGGGCCTTGTTCGGCGCGGAGCCGTCGGACGCGCTGCCCTGGCTCGGCGCGCTCGCGGCCGTCACCGCGGCAGGCTGGGCCGTCGACGCCGTCGTGGGGCGGCTCGGGTTCGAACTCGGTTTCGGGGTGCTGGACCACGCCCAGCACGACGTCGCCGAGCGGCTGACTGAGGTCCGGCTGTCCTGGTTGGACGGTGAGCACACCCAGACCGCCCGGCAGGCCATCGCCGCCACCGGCCCCGACCTCGTCGGCCTGGTCGGCTACCTGCTCACCCCGCTCATCGGCGCGGTCCTCCTGCCGATCGCGATCGCGCTGGCCCTGCTGCCGATCGCCTGGCCGCTCGGCGTCGCCGCGCTGGCCGGGGTTCCGGTACTGCTCGGCGCGTTGTGGGCGACCGGGCGGATCACCCGGCGCGCCGACCGGGCGACGGCGGAGGCGAACACCACGCTGACCGAGCGGATCGTCGAGTTCGCCCGCACCCAGCAGACGCTGCGTGCCGCCCGCCGCGTCGAGCCCGCGCGCAGTCACGCGGGCGCGGCGCTCACCGCACATCATGGCGCGACCGTGCGGCTGCTCCGTCTGCAGATCCCGGGGCAGGTGCTGTTCGGCGTCGCCGGTCAGCTCGCGCTGATCCTGCTCGCGGGGACGACCGTCCTGCTCACCACGCGAGGCGGTCTGAGCGTGCCCGAGGCCGTCGCCCTGATCGTCGTGATCGCCCGGTACCTCGAACCGTTCACCGCGCTCGGCGCGCTCGCACCCGGTATCGAGACCGCCACGACCACGCTCGGCCGTATCCGCACCGTGCTCACCGCGCCCGTGGCCCCGGCGGGGGAGGCCGCGGCACCGGCCGAGGCGCCGCTGATCCGGTTCGAGAAGGTCGGTTTCCGGTATGCGCCGGGCACCGAGAACGTGCTGGAGGACTTCGACGTCACCCTGGAACCCGGCACGACGACCGCGATCGTCGGACCGTCCGGTTCGGGCAAGAGCACCGTGCTCGCGCTGCTCGCCGGTCTGCACCGGCCCACGAGCGGTCGCGTGCTCGCCGACGGCAAGGATGTCGCGGAGTTCAGCCGGGATCTCGTCACCTTCGTCTTCCAGCAGCCGTATCTCTTCGAAGGATCGGTGCGGGACAACGTGCTCGCGGGGGATCCCGCGGCGGGCGGAGAGCGGGTCGCCGAGGTCGCCGGGCTCGCCAAGATCGACGAACTGATGGACCACACGGCCGTCGGTGAGGCGGGCACCGCGCTCTCCGGCGGGGAGCGGCAGCGGGTGTCCATCGCCCGCGCGCTGCTCAAACCGGCGCCCGTGCTGCTCGTCGACGAGGCCACCAGCGCGCTCGACACCGAGAACGAGGACGCCGTGGTCCGCTCGCTCAGCGCCGATTCCGTGCCGAGGACACGGGTGATCGTCACCCATCGGATCGCCGGTATCCGGCACGCCGACCGGGTGCTCTTCCTCGAGGACGGGCGGATCACCGAAGCCGGCACCGTCGAGGAACTCCTTGCGGCGAAAGGACGTTTCGCCGAGTTCTGGCGGCGGCAGCTCGACGCCACCGGCTGGAGGATCACCGCGCGATGA
- a CDS encoding ABC transporter ATP-binding protein/permease, translating into MARGFQGAVMRGFGARDHEATVVETEEITPRFVRVRFVSSTLFEDVVVEPAAWLRFWFPDPEGGTTEFQRAYTLTEADPEAGTFAIDVVLHEPAGPASRWLREARPGSKVPVMSLGSSSFSVPAEPPAGYLLIGDSASIPAINAILAVIPADLPIELYLEEHDETDRLIPLGSHARLTVHWVPRLDATSLASAIETRDWSDWQAWIATEAGSFKHLKTRLREAFGFPKSEVHGRAYWYYGRAMGAFRGEKEEPAAEVPKPVEAAPKGAWRAQAAGRLLAPVRRTLIFAGILQAVVTLIGLAPFVLLVELVRRLRMGGESLWALGVSALVLLGLGTLLESAVVLWLHAADARFARDLRRRLLGKLARLPLGWFTARGSGAVAKLVQGDTLSLHYLVTHAVPDAVAAVVAPVAVLAYLFAVDWRLALVLLVPILVYLVTTSIMVVQSGPKTGQATRWAERMAGEAGAYLEGQPVIRVFGGAAASSFRRRLDEYIGFLGDWQRPFTGKKTMLDFATRPATFLLLITGAGVPMVAGGGTEPVTLIPFLVLGTTFGARLLGIGYGLGGVREGMLAARRIQVVLDEPELSTVELAAREGVEPGTVELDRVGFAYRTGVPVLENVSLTLRPGTVTALVGPSGAGKSTLAALVARFHDVTEGSIRVGGRDVRAFAADELYGRVGFVLQDPQLVQGTVRENIALAVPGATEEQVVAAARDAQIHERIVRLPQGYDTVLGAGSQLSGGERQRVAIARAILADAPVLVLDEATAFADPESEYLVQQALDRLTAGRTVLVIAHRLHTVTGADRIVVLDRGRIAESGTHEELLASEGRYARLWQAGAGAGVTA; encoded by the coding sequence ATGGCGCGCGGATTCCAAGGCGCGGTGATGCGGGGTTTCGGGGCAAGAGACCACGAAGCGACCGTCGTCGAGACCGAGGAGATCACGCCGCGCTTCGTGCGGGTGCGGTTCGTCTCGTCGACGTTGTTCGAGGACGTCGTCGTGGAGCCGGCGGCCTGGCTCCGGTTCTGGTTCCCGGATCCGGAAGGCGGCACGACGGAGTTCCAGCGCGCGTACACGCTCACCGAGGCCGACCCGGAAGCAGGCACGTTCGCGATCGACGTCGTCCTGCACGAGCCCGCCGGTCCGGCGTCGCGATGGCTGCGTGAGGCTCGCCCCGGATCGAAGGTTCCGGTGATGTCACTGGGTTCGTCGTCCTTCTCGGTCCCCGCCGAACCTCCCGCCGGCTACCTGCTGATCGGCGACTCGGCCTCGATCCCGGCGATCAACGCGATCCTCGCGGTGATCCCGGCCGACCTCCCGATCGAGCTGTACCTCGAAGAGCACGACGAGACCGACAGGCTGATCCCGCTGGGCTCGCACGCGCGGCTGACCGTGCACTGGGTGCCGCGCCTCGACGCGACTTCACTCGCGTCGGCGATCGAGACGCGTGACTGGTCGGACTGGCAGGCGTGGATCGCGACGGAAGCCGGTTCGTTCAAGCATCTGAAGACGCGGTTGCGCGAGGCGTTCGGCTTCCCCAAGTCCGAAGTGCACGGCCGGGCGTACTGGTACTACGGCCGGGCCATGGGCGCTTTTCGCGGGGAGAAGGAAGAACCGGCGGCCGAAGTCCCGAAGCCCGTCGAAGCGGCGCCGAAGGGAGCGTGGCGGGCACAGGCGGCCGGACGGCTGCTCGCGCCGGTGCGGCGCACGCTGATCTTCGCCGGGATCCTGCAGGCCGTCGTGACGCTGATCGGTCTCGCGCCCTTCGTGCTGCTGGTGGAACTGGTCCGGCGGCTGCGCATGGGCGGCGAATCGCTGTGGGCGCTCGGTGTCTCGGCGCTGGTCCTGCTCGGCCTGGGCACCCTGCTGGAGTCCGCGGTCGTGCTCTGGCTGCACGCGGCCGACGCGCGGTTCGCCCGCGACCTGCGTCGGCGCCTGCTGGGCAAGCTCGCGCGCCTGCCGCTGGGCTGGTTCACCGCCCGGGGCTCGGGCGCGGTCGCGAAACTCGTGCAGGGTGACACGCTGTCGCTCCATTACCTGGTCACGCACGCCGTACCCGACGCGGTGGCGGCCGTGGTCGCGCCGGTCGCGGTGCTGGCGTACCTGTTCGCGGTGGACTGGCGGCTCGCCCTCGTGCTGCTCGTCCCGATCCTCGTCTACCTCGTCACCACGTCGATCATGGTCGTCCAATCGGGCCCCAAGACCGGCCAGGCGACACGCTGGGCGGAGCGGATGGCGGGCGAGGCCGGCGCGTATCTGGAGGGGCAGCCGGTGATCCGCGTGTTCGGCGGCGCCGCGGCTTCGTCGTTCCGGCGGCGGCTCGACGAGTACATCGGTTTCCTCGGCGACTGGCAGCGCCCGTTCACCGGCAAGAAGACCATGCTGGACTTCGCCACCCGGCCCGCCACCTTCCTGCTCCTGATCACCGGAGCCGGCGTGCCGATGGTGGCGGGCGGCGGGACGGAGCCGGTGACACTGATCCCGTTCCTGGTACTGGGCACCACTTTCGGCGCGCGGCTGCTGGGCATCGGCTACGGTCTCGGCGGCGTTCGCGAGGGAATGCTGGCCGCCCGACGGATCCAGGTCGTCCTCGACGAACCCGAACTGTCCACAGTGGAGCTTGCGGCCCGCGAGGGCGTCGAGCCGGGCACCGTGGAACTGGACCGGGTGGGCTTCGCCTACCGCACGGGCGTTCCCGTGCTGGAGAACGTTTCCCTGACCTTGCGTCCCGGCACGGTGACCGCGCTCGTCGGCCCGTCGGGAGCGGGGAAGTCGACGCTCGCCGCCCTCGTCGCGCGCTTCCACGACGTCACCGAAGGCTCGATCCGGGTCGGCGGCCGGGACGTCCGCGCCTTCGCCGCCGACGAACTCTACGGCCGGGTGGGATTCGTGCTGCAGGATCCGCAACTCGTCCAGGGGACCGTGCGGGAGAACATCGCCCTCGCCGTCCCCGGCGCCACCGAAGAGCAGGTCGTCGCCGCGGCCCGTGACGCGCAGATCCACGAGCGGATCGTCCGGCTGCCCCAGGGGTACGACACCGTTCTCGGTGCGGGCTCCCAGTTGTCCGGAGGGGAACGCCAGCGGGTGGCCATCGCCCGCGCGATCCTCGCCGACGCCCCCGTCCTCGTCCTCGACGAGGCGACCGCCTTCGCCGATCCCGAGTCGGAGTACCTCGTGCAGCAAGCACTCGACCGGCTCACCGCGGGCCGCACCGTCCTGGTCATCGCCCACCGCCTGCACACCGTCACCGGCGCCGACCGGATCGTCGTCCTCGACCGCGGGCGGATCGCGGAAAGCGGGACTCACGAAGAACTTCTCGCCTCGGAAGGGCGGTACGCCCGCTTGTGGCAGGCCGGTGCCGGTGCGGGGGTGACCGCGTGA
- a CDS encoding TetR/AcrR family transcriptional regulator, producing MPNIGGRPATVAVDDIVRAGRELGMRRLSVKAVAVRLGVTATALYRHVDGRWGLERLVGESILAELRLRDDPRHGLERHLLSFALQLRGFMLEHPGLAGYLQLLFPRGDGGQRLLNTEVDALVRRGYEPGAAIVLSGAVAQMTIAMTVSEENSAAAEEADGDGLDRERQAVRDRLSRDDRLAEPSAALPQVPRPEYVRLLLTASIRGLVGSGPPGRPVAEMVADLATTGEGL from the coding sequence ATGCCGAACATCGGTGGCCGTCCGGCCACGGTCGCGGTGGACGACATCGTGCGCGCCGGTCGCGAGCTCGGGATGCGCAGGCTCAGCGTCAAGGCGGTCGCGGTCCGGCTGGGGGTGACCGCGACCGCCCTCTATCGCCACGTCGACGGCCGTTGGGGGCTGGAGCGGCTGGTCGGGGAGAGCATCCTGGCCGAGCTTCGGCTCCGGGACGACCCACGGCACGGCCTCGAACGGCATCTGCTGTCCTTCGCGCTGCAACTGCGGGGCTTCATGTTGGAGCACCCGGGCCTCGCGGGCTATCTGCAACTGCTGTTCCCGCGCGGTGACGGCGGTCAGCGCTTGCTGAACACCGAGGTCGACGCCCTCGTCCGCCGGGGCTACGAGCCCGGCGCGGCGATCGTGCTCAGTGGCGCGGTCGCGCAGATGACCATCGCGATGACCGTGTCCGAGGAGAACAGCGCGGCCGCCGAGGAGGCCGACGGCGACGGGCTGGACCGGGAGCGGCAGGCGGTCCGCGACCGGTTGTCCCGCGACGACCGGCTCGCCGAACCGTCCGCCGCGCTGCCGCAGGTGCCGCGGCCCGAATACGTGCGGCTGCTGCTGACCGCGTCGATCCGCGGGCTGGTCGGATCCGGCCCGCCGGGCAGGCCGGTCGCCGAGATGGTGGCCGATCTGGCGACCACGGGGGAGGGGCTGTGA
- a CDS encoding S8 family serine peptidase, with protein sequence MRDKTKTLLALGLLSPLLALGAGSAVAAEAEGAVIPAKEHYGDQYIVVLQDVAAAGQAASADLAKRYGGEVRSVWTAALRGFSAKGMTPAEARKLAADPSVKAVYEDGTARGTGTQQNPTWGLDRVDQKSLPLDKTYNYPNEGAGVTAYDLDSGINPSNPEYEGRASLGKDFMGGDGSDCHGHGSHTAGTIGSKTYGVAKKVKIVGLKVLGCNNSGPDSGIIDAVDWVTANAKKPAVANMSLTMDAPGVGDDAVKRSIASGVVYGVAAGNASTDACNTSPARVPEAITVNASDSADNRSSFSNYGSCTDIFAPGSNITSLSPSSGGSAVMNGTSMATPHVVGAAALYLSANPGATPQQVRDALVNGATTGVIKNAGSGTPNKLLNVSFIGSGGPGPNCGARSNTTPVSIPDAGAAVTSSVTQDGCDGKASAALSVKVDVSHTYSADLVLDLIGPSGKAYRLKDSGGVGSAGGVHQTFTVDASAETANGTWKLSAQDVYRFDTGSIDGFTITF encoded by the coding sequence ATGCGTGACAAGACGAAAACGCTGCTGGCGCTCGGTCTGCTGAGCCCGCTGCTCGCGCTCGGCGCCGGATCGGCCGTCGCCGCCGAGGCCGAAGGCGCGGTGATCCCGGCCAAGGAGCACTACGGCGACCAGTACATCGTCGTCCTCCAGGACGTCGCGGCCGCCGGGCAAGCGGCTTCCGCCGATCTGGCCAAGCGGTACGGCGGCGAGGTCCGTTCGGTCTGGACGGCGGCTCTCCGCGGTTTCTCGGCCAAGGGCATGACCCCGGCCGAGGCGCGCAAGCTGGCCGCGGACCCGTCGGTCAAGGCGGTGTACGAAGACGGCACCGCACGCGGCACCGGCACCCAGCAGAACCCGACCTGGGGACTGGACCGCGTCGACCAGAAGAGCCTTCCGCTCGACAAGACCTACAACTATCCCAACGAAGGCGCGGGTGTCACCGCGTACGACCTCGACAGCGGCATCAACCCGTCGAACCCGGAGTACGAAGGCCGTGCCAGCCTCGGCAAGGACTTCATGGGCGGGGACGGCTCGGATTGCCACGGGCACGGCAGCCACACCGCGGGCACGATCGGCAGCAAGACCTACGGTGTCGCGAAGAAGGTCAAGATCGTCGGGCTGAAGGTGCTGGGCTGCAACAACTCCGGACCGGACTCGGGCATCATCGACGCCGTCGACTGGGTGACGGCCAACGCGAAGAAGCCCGCCGTGGCGAACATGAGCCTGACCATGGACGCCCCCGGCGTCGGGGACGACGCGGTGAAGCGGTCGATCGCGTCGGGTGTCGTGTACGGGGTGGCGGCGGGCAACGCTTCCACCGACGCGTGCAACACGAGCCCGGCCCGGGTGCCCGAGGCGATCACGGTCAACGCCTCGGACTCGGCCGACAACCGGTCTTCGTTCTCCAACTACGGAAGCTGCACCGACATCTTCGCGCCGGGGTCGAACATCACGTCGCTGAGCCCGAGCAGCGGCGGTTCCGCGGTGATGAACGGGACCTCGATGGCGACGCCGCACGTCGTCGGCGCGGCCGCGCTCTACCTGTCGGCCAATCCGGGAGCCACGCCGCAGCAGGTGCGCGACGCGCTGGTGAACGGTGCGACCACGGGCGTCATCAAGAACGCGGGCAGCGGTACGCCGAACAAGCTGCTGAACGTGTCGTTCATCGGCAGCGGCGGCCCCGGCCCGAACTGCGGGGCCAGGTCGAACACCACGCCGGTGTCCATTCCGGACGCAGGGGCGGCCGTTACCAGCTCCGTGACCCAGGACGGCTGTGACGGCAAGGCTTCCGCGGCCTTGTCGGTGAAGGTGGACGTTTCGCACACCTACAGCGCAGACCTCGTCCTCGACCTGATCGGGCCGAGCGGCAAGGCCTACCGCCTCAAGGATTCCGGCGGTGTCGGCTCGGCCGGCGGCGTGCACCAGACCTTCACGGTCGACGCCTCCGCCGAAACGGCCAACGGCACCTGGAAGCTGAGCGCACAGGACGTCTACCGGTTCGACACCGGCAGCATCGACGGGTTCACCATCACGTTCTGA
- a CDS encoding trypsin-like serine protease, translating into MSRKRILGVVALTMAALASAAGLADAEPAGTLDAIAPTDVAPLPSGGGHGQSIGGSPASVKDYPYVIAALREGGSRPRGQSCAGSVIAPRKVLVAAHCKELAGEKSVLYGLDDLKSAGGTQLKAVDYRTHPKFTQPWNGYDVAVITVDGDIPVPPGGYAKVATSADTGLETPGKDGFSLGYGKKDINDSTQDVTLHKLTLPIVNASQCTGVENGVDPATMICAGYSDGRKTILPGDSGGPFVVDGKVVGVASWSRSDFRWYSVYSRLNNDMGDWVAEQIGGEQPGDVFTLAASPASVKVLPGKYVSASVTSKPGKNGTEDITLSASGLPEGAKATFQPATIKAGEVAKLTIETAAGTPEKAYQVTISGKGTTDTATAGLSLTVGAGEPPVGDLRVTVNPSSGSGRAGSLVSATVTATGGTGSITLSASGSGLPVNPMFSPRIVSSGGSSTMQVFAPFKPGTYPVTVTAKDTGGKTATTTYLLTVQ; encoded by the coding sequence GTGAGCAGAAAACGGATCTTAGGCGTGGTCGCCCTGACCATGGCCGCGCTGGCATCGGCGGCGGGCCTCGCCGATGCGGAACCGGCGGGCACCCTTGATGCCATCGCCCCGACCGATGTCGCGCCCTTGCCGTCGGGAGGCGGCCACGGTCAGAGCATCGGTGGCTCTCCCGCGTCGGTGAAGGACTACCCGTACGTCATCGCCGCCCTGCGGGAAGGCGGTTCGCGGCCGAGGGGCCAGAGCTGCGCCGGCTCCGTCATCGCGCCACGGAAGGTCCTGGTCGCGGCCCACTGCAAGGAGCTGGCAGGCGAGAAGAGTGTCCTTTATGGACTCGACGACCTGAAGAGCGCGGGCGGGACCCAGCTGAAGGCCGTCGACTATCGGACACATCCCAAGTTCACCCAGCCCTGGAACGGCTACGACGTCGCGGTGATCACCGTCGACGGTGACATCCCGGTCCCGCCCGGCGGCTACGCGAAGGTCGCCACCTCCGCCGACACCGGGCTGGAGACGCCCGGCAAGGACGGGTTCAGCCTCGGCTACGGCAAGAAGGACATCAACGATTCCACCCAGGACGTCACGCTGCACAAGCTGACCCTGCCGATCGTGAACGCGAGCCAGTGCACGGGTGTGGAGAACGGCGTCGACCCGGCGACGATGATCTGTGCCGGCTACTCCGACGGCCGCAAGACCATCCTGCCCGGAGACAGTGGCGGTCCGTTCGTCGTCGACGGGAAGGTCGTCGGCGTCGCTTCCTGGAGCCGCAGCGATTTCCGCTGGTACAGCGTCTACAGCAGGCTCAACAACGACATGGGGGACTGGGTCGCCGAACAGATCGGCGGCGAGCAGCCGGGCGACGTCTTCACTCTCGCGGCCTCGCCCGCGTCGGTGAAGGTCTTGCCGGGTAAGTACGTGTCGGCGAGTGTCACGAGCAAACCGGGCAAGAACGGCACCGAAGACATCACGCTTTCGGCGTCGGGACTGCCCGAGGGCGCCAAGGCCACGTTCCAGCCCGCGACGATCAAGGCTGGCGAGGTCGCCAAACTGACCATCGAGACCGCCGCCGGAACCCCGGAAAAGGCCTACCAGGTCACGATTTCCGGGAAGGGGACCACTGACACGGCGACCGCCGGACTGTCGCTCACCGTCGGGGCGGGCGAACCTCCCGTCGGTGACCTGAGGGTGACGGTGAACCCGTCGTCCGGATCCGGCCGCGCGGGTTCGCTCGTGAGCGCCACCGTCACCGCGACCGGCGGTACGGGTTCGATCACGTTGTCCGCCAGTGGTTCCGGGCTGCCGGTCAACCCGATGTTCTCGCCGCGGATCGTTTCGAGCGGCGGCAGTTCGACCATGCAGGTCTTCGCGCCGTTCAAGCCGGGAACGTATCCGGTCACGGTGACCGCCAAGGACACCGGCGGCAAGACCGCGACCACCACGTACCTGCTCACCGTCCAGTGA